Sequence from the Fusobacterium periodonticum ATCC 33693 genome:
TACCTAATTTAAACCAAAGTTGCTTTATCTTTTCAATTTGATTATCCTTATCATCTTCTAAAATTTCAGAGATAATTTCTCTATCAACACCCATTTGATGAAAAATAAAAGATAATTTTTTAGCTCCATAATTAGAATGTTGACTTGCATAGGATTTTGCTTTTTCATAGTCATCTAAATAACCTTTTTCTTCAAAATCTTCTACAACATCTTCAACTATATCTGCGAAACCAATTTTTTCTATCAATTTATTTTTTAATTCTTTTTTAAAATAATCTCTTTTTACTAACATATTATAGGCTGATAATTTTATTCTAAAATAAATGAGAGAATAGAAAGTCTCATCATCAAGACAAGTCTTTCCATTCAAATCAAACTTAGCAATCATTTCTTTAGTTAAATAGATAACTTTATCGTTTTCAAGGAAAAGTTTATTTCCCTTAATCGTTACTGTCTTCACTTGAATCCTCATCTAATTCAGCATCATCAGTATCTGCATCATCAGAAGCAAGTTCCTTTTTAGATTTTTTCTTTTTCTTATCAACAGGACCTTTTGAAATAGCTTCTTTTAAGTCTGCTTCAACTTGTTCTAATAATTCTGGATTTGATTCTAATTCTATTCTTACTTTTTCTTTTCCTTGACCTATACTTTGATCTCTAAAACTAAACCAAGAACCAGCTTTAACTATTATATCTCTAGCAACAGCTGCATCTATAATTTCTCCAACTCTTGAAATTCCTTTTCCATATAGTATTTCAAAAGCAGCTTCTTTAAATGGAGGTGCAACTTTATTCTTAGTTACTTTTACTACAACTTCACTTCCTATTGGATCGTCACCTTGTTTTACAGTTCCCATTTTCTTAACTTCTAATCTAACTGAAGCATAGAATTTAAGTGCCTTTCCTCCAGTAGTTGTAGTTGAAGGTCCATAAGTTACCCCAATTTTTTCTCTAATTTGGTTAATGAAAATCATTGTAGTCTTATATTTATTAAGGTTTCCTGTTAATTTTCTTAAACCTTTTGACATAAGTCTAGCTTGTAATCCCATTTGTTGATCAGACATTTCTCCATCTATTTCAGCCTTTGGAACAAGAGCGGCAACTGAGTCAATAACTATTAAATCAATCGCTCCTGATCTAACAAGAGTATCTGCTATTTCAAGTGCTTGTTCTCCATAGTCTGGTTGAGAAATTAAAAGTTCATCTATATCAACTCCTAATGCCTTTGCATAAACTGGATCTAGAGCATGTTCAGCATCAATAAAGGCAACTGTTCCACCTTGTTTTTGAGCTTCAGCTATAACATGTAATGCAAGAGTAGTTTTCCCTGAACTTTCTGCTCCATATATTTCTATAATTCTTCCTTTAGGTACTCCACCAATTCCTAAAGCTATGTCTAAATTTATACTTCCTGTTGGGATAGATTCTACATTCATAGAACTCTTTTCTCCCAATTTCATAATAAGCCCAGCACCAAAACCTTTTGTAATTGCTGCCATTGCGTCATTGACGGCTTTTTGTTTTCCTTCTTTATCAGTTATTTTTGAATCTGGGGTATTTTTATCTTTTTTTGCTGCCATTCTTTTACCACTCCTTACTTTCTATTATTTTAAAAACTGTTTCATAACTTAATTCTTTCATACATTTAAAATGTTTCTTTGGACAAACTTTATCTCCATGCAAACTACAAGGTGTACATTCAATCTTATTGTAAACTAAAATATCATTTTCTCCAAAGTCAAACATTCCAGGACTTGTAGGTCCAAATATTACAAATGTTTTACAGCCAACTCCTCTTGCAATATGGAAAGGTCCTGAATCATTTGTAAGTAAAAATTTTGCCTGTGATAATAGAGCTCCTGTCTCTTTTAGACTTAATTTACCTGCTAAATTAATAACAGAATTTTCACTTATCTTCTCTATTGTATCACATCTTTCGTAATCTTCTTTACTGCCAACTAAAATTATTTTTTTACCATAAGTTTCATATAGTTTTTTTGCTAGTTTTCCAAAACCTTCTACTGTCCATTTTTTAGTTTCCTTTGAAGCACCAACTGCAAAAGCTATATAACCTTTATATTCATCAAATTTATTTTTTAACTCAGGTTCAAATGAAAAATTTAATTTTTCTCCCTGATATTTTAAATCAAAATCTTTAAAAGCTGAAAAATAATTTTTAACTATTGTATTATCAACTTTATATTTTATAAGTTTCATATTAACAAGTATAGATTTCCAAAAAGCTCTTTTTTTATAGGTATATGATTTTACATTGTAGAATTTACTTAAAATAAAAGTAATTATTTTTGAACGAAATTTAGAATGTAAATCAAATACATAATCATATTTATTTTGTGAAAGTTCCTTAGCAAACTTTATTAAATTTAATAGTCCGTCATTTTTTTCTTTATTAAAGAGCAGAAGATTATCAACATAAGGTGACAAGCTTATTGCATCTTTAAATTTATCTATCACTAAAAAATCTATTATGCTTTCAGGATATTTTTCTTTAAATGCTTTTAATACTGGAGTTGTTAGTATCACATCTCCTATTGAACTTAACCTTATAACTAATATTCTTTTTCGATTTTCCAATTTATTTTCCTCTGATTATATTTTTTAATTTTGAAAAAAAAGTTAAGTATTTTCTAAGTAACATTGCACCTTTGTAATAAAAACTTTTTTTATCATAGTCAATTTCTATTCCTACACTGTCCTCTAAATACATCATTTCAAAGATTTCTCCGAATTTTCCATATTTATTTTTCTGAAATTTTGAATCTATTATATATACTTCTTTTTCAGGAGATATTAAAAAATTATTAATATGTGAATCTCCATGCAAATATCCCATAGAATGTATTTTTTTTAGTTCTTTTACCACCAAATCAATATCATCTATTGTTGGCTCCCTTCCTTCAATATACTCATACATCAAGTACTCTTTATTATAGAAAATAGGTTTTGCTGTTTTAAGTCCCAAAGAATTTATTTTCTTCATTTGATAATATTCTCTTTTGCTTTCAGATCCCCTAAAAAAATTTAAAAATTTTTGCCATTTTCTTTTATTTTTTTCTCTTGATTCTTTATATACAAACTTTTTGTCCCCATATGTTTCTAATTGAAAAACATAGACATAGCTTCTATGATCATCTTTTAAAACCTTTATAATTTTTTCTGGAATCTTATTTTTACTCATTGGCTTTCACCTTTTTATTGTCAGTACTAGCAATGTAATTGTAAATTTCATTTTCTATTAAATCAGGAGTAATTTCTTTCATACATCTAAAATGTTTTTCAGGACAAGAATTTCCTCCATGTATTGCACAAGGTCTGCAATATAGATTATCAATTTCAAATACCTTACTATTTTGAGACCAAGGGAAGAAACCAAATTCTTTAACTGTTGGACCAAAAATTCCTATT
This genomic interval carries:
- a CDS encoding regulatory protein RecX; translation: MRIQVKTVTIKGNKLFLENDKVIYLTKEMIAKFDLNGKTCLDDETFYSLIYFRIKLSAYNMLVKRDYFKKELKNKLIEKIGFADIVEDVVEDFEEKGYLDDYEKAKSYASQHSNYGAKKLSFIFHQMGVDREIISEILEDDKDNQIEKIKQLWFKLGNKEKQKKIESILRKGFLYGDIKKAISSIEEEEEE
- the recA gene encoding recombinase RecA; the protein is MAAKKDKNTPDSKITDKEGKQKAVNDAMAAITKGFGAGLIMKLGEKSSMNVESIPTGSINLDIALGIGGVPKGRIIEIYGAESSGKTTLALHVIAEAQKQGGTVAFIDAEHALDPVYAKALGVDIDELLISQPDYGEQALEIADTLVRSGAIDLIVIDSVAALVPKAEIDGEMSDQQMGLQARLMSKGLRKLTGNLNKYKTTMIFINQIREKIGVTYGPSTTTTGGKALKFYASVRLEVKKMGTVKQGDDPIGSEVVVKVTKNKVAPPFKEAAFEILYGKGISRVGEIIDAAVARDIIVKAGSWFSFRDQSIGQGKEKVRIELESNPELLEQVEADLKEAISKGPVDKKKKKSKKELASDDADTDDAELDEDSSEDSND
- a CDS encoding glycosyltransferase family 9 protein, with product MENRKRILVIRLSSIGDVILTTPVLKAFKEKYPESIIDFLVIDKFKDAISLSPYVDNLLLFNKEKNDGLLNLIKFAKELSQNKYDYVFDLHSKFRSKIITFILSKFYNVKSYTYKKRAFWKSILVNMKLIKYKVDNTIVKNYFSAFKDFDLKYQGEKLNFSFEPELKNKFDEYKGYIAFAVGASKETKKWTVEGFGKLAKKLYETYGKKIILVGSKEDYERCDTIEKISENSVINLAGKLSLKETGALLSQAKFLLTNDSGPFHIARGVGCKTFVIFGPTSPGMFDFGENDILVYNKIECTPCSLHGDKVCPKKHFKCMKELSYETVFKIIESKEW
- a CDS encoding RIO1 family regulatory kinase/ATPase, producing MSKNKIPEKIIKVLKDDHRSYVYVFQLETYGDKKFVYKESREKNKRKWQKFLNFFRGSESKREYYQMKKINSLGLKTAKPIFYNKEYLMYEYIEGREPTIDDIDLVVKELKKIHSMGYLHGDSHINNFLISPEKEVYIIDSKFQKNKYGKFGEIFEMMYLEDSVGIEIDYDKKSFYYKGAMLLRKYLTFFSKLKNIIRGK